A single Endozoicomonas sp. NE40 DNA region contains:
- the uvrD gene encoding DNA helicase II — protein MDVTPIIDSLNDAQRQAVTAPLSSMLVLAGAGSGKTRVLVHRIAWLVQVEAISPYSIMAVTFTNKAAAEMRSRIEDLLGIPPRGMWVGTFHGLSHRLLRAHYQDAGLPESFQILDSDDQLRVIKRIMKAMQLDEQRWPPRQAQWYINSKKDEGLRPDYIDPGYDPFERTMLDVYRAYHQYCEQMGVVDFGELLLRAHELFLKRPDILQHYRQRFRYVLVDEFQDTNAVQYAWLRLLVGDEDKMMVVGDDDQSIYGWRGARIENIRQFTEDFPKSTTVKLEQNYRSTGMILDAANAVIANNPDRLGKELRTDSGDGEAIQLYSGFNEMDEARFISDRISEAVNEGKSRSDIAILYRSNAQSRNLEEALLRAGIPYRIYGGQRFFERAEIKNALAYLRLISTPHDDTSLERVINIPARGIGEKTVEKLREAARTQDVSLWLAIKSVIANKAIGGKAGRSLAEFVDLIETLAAAGDDLDLGELTDRVITHTGLVEHHEKEKGEKGRARVENLEELVTACRQFDIDDLDLDEETETMSPLDAFLANAALEAGDNQADQFSDSVQMMTLHSAKGLEFPMVFLAGMEEGLFPHKMSLEEGNLEEERRLCYVGITRAMEKLTLSYAENRRLYGKDTFNRPSRFIREIPGELIREVRLGGTISRPTTTRQPASSAASAGLELGQRVHHDVFGEGTILSAEGDGAQARVQVNFDSEGTKWLMMAYANLAVIS, from the coding sequence ATGGATGTAACACCGATAATTGACTCTCTGAATGATGCCCAGCGGCAGGCGGTAACAGCCCCGCTGAGTTCGATGTTGGTACTGGCTGGAGCCGGAAGTGGTAAGACCAGAGTACTGGTGCATCGCATTGCCTGGCTGGTGCAGGTAGAAGCAATATCGCCTTACTCCATCATGGCCGTTACCTTTACCAACAAGGCAGCGGCAGAAATGCGCTCTCGAATTGAAGACCTGCTGGGGATTCCTCCGAGAGGCATGTGGGTGGGGACATTTCATGGTTTGTCTCACCGACTGTTGCGGGCTCATTACCAGGATGCCGGTCTGCCGGAAAGCTTCCAGATTCTCGACAGTGATGATCAGCTTCGTGTCATAAAACGCATTATGAAAGCGATGCAGCTGGATGAACAGCGCTGGCCACCAAGACAGGCGCAGTGGTACATCAACAGCAAGAAAGACGAAGGACTTCGCCCTGATTACATTGATCCGGGATATGATCCGTTTGAACGCACCATGCTGGATGTTTACCGGGCCTATCACCAGTACTGCGAGCAGATGGGGGTGGTGGACTTTGGTGAGCTGCTGTTACGAGCCCATGAGCTGTTCCTGAAACGCCCGGATATCCTTCAACACTACCGACAGCGTTTTCGCTACGTTCTGGTGGACGAATTTCAGGATACCAACGCCGTACAATACGCCTGGTTAAGACTGCTGGTGGGTGATGAAGACAAAATGATGGTCGTGGGGGATGATGACCAGTCCATTTATGGCTGGCGTGGTGCTCGTATTGAGAATATCCGCCAGTTTACCGAAGACTTTCCAAAATCCACCACGGTTAAACTTGAGCAGAACTACCGCTCTACAGGCATGATTCTTGATGCTGCCAATGCGGTTATTGCCAACAACCCTGACCGCCTTGGCAAAGAGCTGCGTACTGACAGTGGCGATGGAGAAGCGATCCAGCTTTATTCCGGTTTCAACGAAATGGATGAGGCCAGGTTTATTTCTGACCGCATCAGTGAAGCCGTTAACGAAGGCAAATCCCGTAGCGACATTGCCATCCTTTATCGTTCCAATGCCCAGTCCCGGAACCTGGAAGAAGCGTTGTTGAGAGCCGGAATTCCTTACCGGATTTATGGCGGCCAGCGTTTCTTCGAACGGGCTGAAATCAAGAATGCCCTCGCTTATCTGAGGTTGATCAGTACACCCCATGACGACACATCTCTGGAACGGGTGATCAATATTCCGGCACGGGGTATCGGTGAGAAAACCGTTGAAAAACTCAGGGAGGCTGCCCGCACACAGGATGTCTCCCTGTGGCTGGCAATCAAGAGCGTGATTGCCAACAAGGCTATTGGTGGCAAGGCCGGTCGTTCGCTGGCAGAGTTTGTCGACCTGATTGAAACCCTCGCTGCGGCAGGTGACGACCTTGATCTTGGTGAACTGACGGATCGTGTGATCACCCACACAGGCCTGGTTGAACACCATGAAAAAGAGAAGGGTGAAAAAGGTCGTGCCAGGGTGGAAAACCTTGAAGAACTGGTGACCGCCTGTCGCCAGTTTGATATCGACGACCTTGATCTGGATGAAGAAACTGAAACCATGAGTCCGCTGGATGCGTTTCTGGCCAATGCGGCACTGGAAGCCGGTGACAACCAGGCCGACCAGTTTTCTGACAGTGTTCAGATGATGACACTGCACTCGGCTAAAGGTCTGGAGTTCCCGATGGTGTTCCTTGCAGGCATGGAAGAAGGTCTGTTCCCTCACAAAATGTCTCTGGAAGAAGGCAATCTGGAAGAAGAACGTCGTCTTTGTTATGTAGGTATTACCCGGGCCATGGAGAAGCTGACCCTCAGCTATGCTGAAAATCGTCGTTTATATGGCAAGGATACCTTCAATCGCCCTTCCCGGTTTATTCGTGAAATACCCGGTGAGCTGATCCGGGAAGTGCGTCTGGGAGGCACGATTTCACGCCCGACCACTACACGACAGCCTGCGTCTTCTGCAGCGTCCGCCGGGCTGGAGCTTGGACAGCGGGTACACCACGATGTGTTTGGCGAAGGTACTATTTTAAGCGCTGAAGGTGACGGGGCTCAGGCAAGAGTGCAGGTGAATTTTGACAGTGAAGGCACCAAATGGCTGATGATGGCTTACGCTAATCTGGCGGTGATTTCATAA
- a CDS encoding TRAP transporter substrate-binding protein, giving the protein MKRRNLLASVGLALSATFLAGCGSSEQAETSAAAEPEAQSFEWKLVTSWPKNFPGLGMGPERFASMVDEMSAGRLKVKVYGAGELVPALEVFDAVSNGTADMGHAGAYYWKGKEPAAQFFAAVPFGLNAQEISSWIHYGGGQALWDEVYKPFNIKPLAGGNTGVQMAGWFNKEINSLDDIRGLKMRIPGMGGEVLKRLGGVPVTLPGGELFTALQTGAIDATEWVGPYNDMAFGFYKVASYYYYPGWHEPGTMLEFTINLNAWNALPADLQAIVTAAARAVNQDMIDEYTARNNAALNQLVFEHGVKLRRLPDDVLKELKKTADEVTAEVAATSDVAKRVYDSFNAFREQSIQYHKISEEAYYDARSL; this is encoded by the coding sequence ATGAAACGTCGTAACCTGCTTGCCTCCGTTGGGCTGGCATTGTCTGCAACATTCCTCGCCGGTTGTGGATCGTCCGAGCAAGCTGAAACTTCCGCTGCAGCAGAGCCTGAAGCTCAATCCTTTGAATGGAAACTGGTCACGTCCTGGCCGAAAAACTTCCCCGGACTGGGCATGGGGCCGGAACGTTTTGCCAGTATGGTTGATGAAATGAGTGCTGGTCGTCTTAAGGTTAAGGTATACGGCGCTGGTGAACTGGTTCCGGCACTGGAAGTGTTTGATGCAGTGTCCAATGGTACCGCTGACATGGGACATGCAGGAGCCTACTACTGGAAGGGAAAAGAGCCTGCCGCTCAGTTTTTTGCCGCCGTACCTTTTGGTTTAAACGCTCAGGAAATCAGCAGCTGGATTCACTATGGCGGTGGACAGGCCCTGTGGGATGAAGTGTACAAGCCTTTTAACATCAAGCCTCTGGCGGGTGGTAACACCGGCGTACAGATGGCGGGCTGGTTTAATAAGGAAATTAACTCTCTTGATGATATCAGGGGGTTGAAAATGCGCATTCCCGGCATGGGCGGAGAAGTGCTGAAGCGTCTGGGAGGCGTCCCGGTAACACTGCCGGGCGGTGAACTCTTTACGGCTCTTCAGACCGGAGCCATTGATGCGACCGAATGGGTTGGCCCCTACAACGATATGGCCTTTGGTTTCTATAAAGTCGCTTCCTATTACTACTATCCGGGCTGGCATGAGCCTGGCACCATGCTGGAATTTACCATTAACCTGAATGCCTGGAACGCTTTGCCAGCTGACCTTCAGGCCATCGTAACGGCTGCCGCCAGAGCGGTTAACCAGGACATGATCGACGAGTACACTGCCAGAAATAATGCGGCACTGAACCAGCTGGTGTTTGAGCATGGCGTGAAGCTGCGTCGTTTGCCGGATGACGTATTAAAAGAGCTGAAGAAAACCGCTGATGAGGTGACGGCTGAAGTGGCTGCCACCAGTGATGTTGCCAAACGGGTTTACGATTCCTTCAATGCCTTCCGCGAACAGTCCATCCAGTATCACAAAATATCTGAAGAAGCTTATTACGACGCTCGTTCTTTATAG
- the murI gene encoding glutamate racemase, giving the protein MTSKKVTELYNTVLQRSVQFSGKTAISGRLLQYELICKPVASVYPVCFCGTTAPLSMQRLTQRPIHRSIQQENPIVIFDSGVGGLSIYQEVKRRLPGIEVIYCADNEAFPYGPKPEAEVIDRTLYCLSQLAEQYQPSLAIIACNTASTISLPRARQTLQIPVVGVVPAIKPAGEWSKKRSIGLLATPGTIAREYTHQLIRDFARDCDVISVGSSELVEMAERHLREQPVSHEEYKTVVEPFFANGKQPDCIVLGCTHFPLLEQQLQAACPAPIHWINSGEAIARRVEFLLDTVPDSRTPTSDRFIYTGSPDGIHALMPALESMGFQEVHELEQGS; this is encoded by the coding sequence ATGACCAGTAAGAAAGTGACGGAGCTTTACAATACTGTATTGCAGCGCTCTGTCCAGTTTTCAGGCAAAACTGCAATCTCCGGAAGGCTGTTGCAGTATGAACTTATTTGCAAACCGGTTGCCAGCGTCTACCCTGTTTGCTTTTGTGGAACGACAGCACCTTTGTCTATGCAACGGCTCACGCAACGACCTATTCATCGATCTATTCAGCAAGAGAACCCCATTGTAATCTTCGACTCCGGCGTTGGGGGGCTGAGTATTTATCAGGAAGTCAAACGCAGACTTCCGGGGATCGAGGTCATTTACTGCGCGGACAATGAAGCATTCCCTTATGGCCCAAAGCCAGAGGCTGAAGTCATTGACCGAACCCTGTATTGCCTGAGCCAGCTGGCTGAGCAATATCAGCCATCCCTTGCCATTATTGCCTGCAATACAGCCAGTACCATCTCTCTACCCCGAGCCCGACAGACGCTGCAAATTCCGGTGGTGGGTGTTGTTCCAGCCATCAAACCGGCAGGAGAGTGGTCAAAAAAACGCAGTATTGGATTGCTGGCCACACCGGGAACCATTGCCAGAGAATATACTCATCAGTTAATTCGTGATTTTGCCAGAGACTGCGATGTCATTTCTGTGGGTTCCAGTGAACTGGTTGAAATGGCAGAACGCCATCTGCGTGAACAGCCTGTCAGCCATGAGGAGTACAAAACCGTCGTTGAACCTTTTTTTGCCAATGGCAAACAGCCCGACTGCATTGTATTAGGCTGCACCCACTTTCCTTTGCTGGAGCAACAGCTTCAGGCCGCCTGTCCGGCTCCCATTCACTGGATTAATTCCGGCGAAGCTATTGCCAGACGGGTTGAATTTCTACTGGATACTGTCCCTGATTCCAGAACACCGACCTCTGACCGGTTTATCTATACCGGTAGCCCTGACGGCATTCATGCCCTGATGCCCGCGCTGGAGTCAATGGGATTTCAAGAGGTGCATGAGCTGGAGCAGGGAAGTTAA
- the cdd gene encoding cytidine deaminase: protein MQIKNDFNSLLDEFPVEPASILQNLSTQSGRLDKKQVDSLLSCLNMTIGELMKALLPLAASLSVTPISGFQVGTVAEGGSGNLYFGANLEFLQHPLKITVHAEQCVVTNAWHQGETRLQRLMVNEAPCGHCRQFLKELNRVDEMQIIIDRSPGGEIVNCRIADLLPGAFGPDDLGVKEYLMSDVCYPLTLEEMSLAENSELAQAALEAAQRSHAPISNSRAGVALQLSSGRVVTGRYGENAAFNPGISAMEAVVVNWRMALLAQPEDRVVAAVMVEQQGASSQRYLAEAFLADYGVNLEYFRV from the coding sequence ATGCAGATTAAAAATGACTTCAATAGTCTTTTGGACGAATTTCCTGTTGAACCTGCATCGATCCTGCAAAATTTGTCCACGCAGTCCGGGCGACTGGATAAAAAGCAGGTTGACTCATTACTGTCTTGTCTGAATATGACAATAGGGGAGCTGATGAAAGCTCTGTTGCCTCTCGCAGCTTCCCTGAGTGTTACTCCGATTTCCGGTTTTCAGGTAGGAACCGTCGCAGAAGGAGGCAGTGGCAATCTGTATTTCGGTGCGAACCTTGAGTTTTTGCAGCACCCTCTGAAAATTACAGTCCATGCTGAGCAGTGTGTTGTCACCAATGCCTGGCACCAGGGGGAAACCCGGTTGCAACGCCTGATGGTGAATGAGGCTCCCTGCGGGCATTGTCGTCAGTTTTTAAAAGAGCTGAACCGGGTTGATGAGATGCAGATCATTATTGATCGCAGCCCCGGTGGGGAAATCGTGAATTGCAGGATCGCCGATTTGCTGCCAGGTGCTTTTGGCCCTGATGACCTGGGTGTCAAAGAGTACCTGATGAGCGATGTTTGTTATCCATTGACGCTGGAAGAGATGTCGCTGGCAGAAAACAGCGAGCTGGCTCAGGCGGCACTGGAGGCGGCTCAGCGAAGCCATGCGCCCATTTCAAACAGCCGGGCGGGCGTAGCTCTGCAACTGTCCAGTGGTCGGGTGGTCACCGGACGCTATGGAGAGAACGCCGCTTTTAATCCGGGCATTTCAGCTATGGAAGCGGTGGTTGTTAACTGGCGGATGGCACTGCTTGCGCAGCCAGAAGATCGTGTGGTTGCCGCTGTGATGGTTGAACAGCAGGGAGCCAGTTCACAGCGCTATCTGGCAGAGGCTTTTCTGGCTGACTATGGTGTTAACCTTGAGTATTTCAGGGTCTAA
- a CDS encoding FAD-dependent monooxygenase, whose amino-acid sequence MTKKHYDVLVVGGGMVGAALAAALGLHGITVAVFDQKMPEPFAAEALPDIRVSALSQASEALLRKVGAWSLMQSMRMCPYRKMAVWEKLEHPFSQRFNQTLFDAADAHFEQLGFIVENRVTQLGLLEALKDNDSVDLHCPVTIEHINLSGQQPELTLQDGRVFSGELLVGADGAQSRVREQAGIRLETSEYAQQCFVATVEIAGGQQDITWQAFTPTGPEAFLPLPDINGRSYASVVWYHQPEPIRRLMSLANQQRTDELINEIETTFPTELPEIKALHECSYFPLARRHAINYYTQGVVLVGDAAHTINPLAGQGVNLGFQDVAWLGQHLFDAKKQQRNLGSADVLAGYEKARRKDNLLMMTTMDAFYHTFSNNSLPLKLARNAMLAIAGKNRPAVTQVMKYAMGVSGKKPEWLLQ is encoded by the coding sequence ATGACTAAAAAACACTACGATGTACTGGTAGTTGGTGGGGGAATGGTAGGCGCGGCACTGGCTGCGGCGCTGGGGTTGCATGGCATTACTGTAGCCGTTTTCGACCAGAAAATGCCGGAACCGTTTGCGGCAGAGGCTTTGCCTGATATTCGTGTGTCTGCATTGAGCCAGGCTTCAGAAGCCTTACTACGAAAGGTGGGGGCCTGGTCGCTCATGCAATCCATGCGCATGTGTCCGTATCGGAAAATGGCTGTCTGGGAAAAGCTTGAGCATCCTTTCAGTCAGCGCTTCAATCAAACCCTGTTTGACGCCGCAGATGCTCACTTTGAGCAGCTGGGTTTTATCGTCGAAAACCGGGTCACTCAGCTGGGTTTGCTGGAAGCCCTAAAAGACAATGACAGTGTAGACCTGCATTGCCCGGTGACGATTGAACACATAAACCTCTCCGGTCAACAACCCGAACTTACTTTGCAGGATGGACGTGTCTTCTCCGGTGAACTGCTGGTCGGAGCGGATGGCGCTCAATCCAGAGTTCGTGAACAGGCAGGTATTCGTCTTGAAACGTCTGAATATGCCCAGCAGTGCTTTGTTGCCACCGTTGAAATTGCCGGCGGGCAGCAGGACATCACCTGGCAGGCATTCACCCCGACGGGTCCCGAGGCGTTTTTGCCCCTGCCTGATATCAATGGCAGAAGCTATGCTTCTGTCGTCTGGTATCACCAGCCGGAACCGATTCGGCGGTTAATGTCGCTGGCGAACCAGCAACGCACTGATGAGCTTATTAATGAAATAGAGACAACCTTTCCCACTGAGTTGCCAGAAATAAAAGCGTTGCACGAGTGCAGCTATTTTCCTTTAGCCAGAAGGCATGCAATAAATTACTACACACAGGGTGTGGTTCTGGTAGGAGATGCTGCACACACCATAAACCCTCTGGCAGGTCAGGGTGTGAATCTTGGTTTTCAGGACGTTGCCTGGCTGGGTCAACACCTGTTTGATGCAAAAAAACAGCAGCGTAACCTGGGCTCTGCCGATGTTCTGGCGGGTTATGAAAAGGCCAGACGTAAAGACAATCTGTTAATGATGACGACAATGGATGCTTTCTATCATACGTTCAGCAATAACAGTCTGCCTTTGAAGCTTGCTCGCAATGCGATGTTAGCCATTGCCGGGAAAAACAGGCCAGCAGTTACGCAGGTGATGAAGTATGCGATGGGTGTTTCCGGTAAAAAGCCGGAATGGTTATTACAATAA
- a CDS encoding cation diffusion facilitator family transporter translates to MTDTQPSPFVHNTELAAHTVTVTTWIGLIVNLALSVLKILAGTLGNSRAVVADGLHSLSDLISDFAVLAGVKIWSKPADSRHPYGHQRFETLVTLFIGVLMVGTGIGIAWDAFSSWDKGNISSAEPVALVAALISIVTKEGLFHWTLHKGKQVNSSALIANAWHHRSDALSSMPAAIAVLVSMFLPQFAWIDLAGALIIALFILFSAFKICSPALGSLVDTGASEDIIERLHELAVTVEGVKGIHRLRTRHHGGLFVDMHLHVDGTLTVNQGHDIALAVEKLLLEEGPQILEVLIHVDPWNETKQ, encoded by the coding sequence ATGACTGATACACAACCATCGCCGTTCGTTCATAACACAGAGCTGGCAGCACACACTGTTACTGTTACCACCTGGATTGGCTTAATCGTTAATCTGGCCCTTTCTGTTCTGAAAATTCTGGCAGGAACACTGGGCAACAGCCGGGCTGTTGTGGCTGACGGTTTGCACAGCCTTTCCGACCTTATCAGTGACTTTGCGGTGCTTGCAGGCGTAAAAATCTGGTCAAAACCTGCCGACAGTCGGCACCCTTACGGACATCAACGCTTTGAAACCCTTGTTACCCTGTTTATCGGGGTTCTGATGGTTGGTACAGGCATTGGCATAGCCTGGGATGCTTTTTCTTCCTGGGATAAAGGAAATATTTCCAGCGCAGAACCTGTTGCTCTCGTTGCCGCACTGATCTCCATCGTTACCAAAGAAGGTCTGTTCCACTGGACTCTGCACAAAGGTAAACAGGTTAATTCGTCAGCCCTGATCGCCAACGCCTGGCATCATCGAAGTGATGCGTTAAGCTCAATGCCCGCAGCCATTGCGGTACTGGTATCAATGTTTCTGCCCCAGTTTGCCTGGATCGATCTGGCGGGTGCGCTCATTATTGCGCTGTTCATCCTGTTTTCAGCCTTTAAAATCTGCTCCCCTGCACTGGGCTCCCTGGTGGATACCGGGGCTTCAGAAGACATTATCGAGCGGCTCCATGAGCTTGCAGTCACCGTTGAAGGCGTTAAGGGCATTCACCGGTTAAGAACCCGGCACCATGGTGGGTTGTTTGTGGATATGCACCTGCACGTTGATGGCACTCTGACCGTCAATCAGGGGCATGATATTGCGTTAGCGGTTGAAAAGTTATTGCTTGAAGAGGGGCCTCAGATTCTTGAGGTGCTGATACACGTTGATCCGTGGAATGAGACAAAGCAATAA
- a CDS encoding queuosine precursor transporter — protein sequence MSTREYPLPRMIVFSLFFSGMAIAAVLAAKIINIAGFAVPAGVLAYAITFACTDIIGEVYGEKVARKMVLAGFVAMISVTLLIQLAIVWPAAYFWQGQEVFEQVLGSSPRIIIASMAAYISSQYLDITIFSRLKKATNGKHLWLRNNASTFSSQLIDSAVFVTVAFYGVFPIGEMIIGQWIVKMLIAAIDTPVVYMGVSMLKKQLVSEAQTAYA from the coding sequence ATGAGTACCCGGGAATACCCACTGCCGAGAATGATCGTATTTTCACTGTTCTTCTCCGGCATGGCCATCGCAGCAGTTCTGGCTGCAAAAATCATCAACATTGCTGGCTTTGCCGTACCTGCCGGGGTACTGGCTTACGCAATTACTTTTGCCTGCACCGACATCATTGGTGAAGTGTATGGCGAAAAAGTAGCGCGTAAAATGGTATTGGCGGGTTTTGTTGCCATGATTTCGGTGACCTTGCTGATTCAGCTGGCTATCGTCTGGCCAGCCGCCTATTTCTGGCAGGGACAGGAAGTGTTCGAACAGGTATTAGGCAGCAGCCCACGTATTATCATTGCCAGTATGGCGGCTTATATTTCCAGCCAGTATCTGGATATCACCATTTTCAGCCGTTTGAAAAAGGCGACCAATGGTAAGCACCTGTGGCTGCGTAACAACGCTTCTACGTTCTCTTCTCAACTGATTGATTCAGCCGTTTTTGTAACGGTTGCCTTTTATGGTGTGTTTCCGATCGGTGAAATGATTATTGGACAGTGGATTGTTAAAATGCTGATTGCGGCGATTGATACACCTGTTGTGTATATGGGGGTGTCGATGCTGAAGAAACAACTGGTTTCAGAGGCGCAGACAGCTTACGCTTGA
- a CDS encoding endonuclease yields MSFSFKAALLAGFCAISFQAFSAPSAPENFSQAKREAEKIYEANMTSFYCGCDIKREGKRLVPDLESCGYEIRKQEVRANRIEWEHVVPAWEFGHQLQCWQDGGRRNCGRNEKFRRMEADLHNLAPAVGEVNGDRSNYRFGFLLDTPEMYGQCDFKVNFKERKAQPPIAKRGKIARIYLYMEDRYPFKLSDGQRKLYEAWDKLYPPTEWELQRNDKISRVQGWENPYVSAHAG; encoded by the coding sequence ATGTCGTTTTCCTTTAAAGCTGCTTTGCTGGCTGGTTTCTGTGCCATTTCATTTCAGGCTTTTTCTGCACCTTCTGCCCCGGAGAACTTCTCACAGGCCAAACGCGAGGCTGAAAAAATCTACGAAGCCAATATGACCAGCTTTTACTGTGGCTGTGATATCAAACGTGAAGGCAAAAGGCTGGTACCCGATCTTGAATCCTGTGGTTATGAAATTCGGAAGCAGGAAGTTCGTGCCAACCGTATTGAATGGGAGCATGTTGTACCCGCCTGGGAGTTTGGTCATCAGCTGCAGTGCTGGCAGGATGGCGGGCGCAGAAACTGTGGAAGGAACGAAAAATTTCGCCGCATGGAAGCCGACCTTCATAATCTGGCACCGGCCGTGGGCGAAGTAAATGGCGACCGATCCAACTACCGGTTTGGCTTTCTTCTCGACACACCGGAAATGTACGGACAGTGTGACTTCAAAGTGAACTTCAAAGAACGTAAGGCGCAGCCACCCATAGCCAAGCGGGGCAAAATTGCCCGAATTTACCTGTATATGGAGGACCGTTATCCGTTCAAACTGAGTGACGGTCAGCGCAAGCTTTACGAAGCCTGGGACAAACTGTATCCGCCAACAGAGTGGGAGCTTCAGCGCAATGACAAGATTTCGAGGGTTCAGGGCTGGGAGAACCCTTACGTTTCAGCACACGCCGGATAG